The Nicotiana sylvestris chromosome 6, ASM39365v2, whole genome shotgun sequence genomic sequence TTGGGCTATTTGGCAAAGGCTAGCCCAGTCGCTACTCTTAAAGGATTGGGCATGTTACGAGTTTGTGCTTAATACCAATAAAGTCCATCTTAAATATACATTTATTCAAAGTTGGAGTCCAGTTCATTTCAATGAAAAAATCAGAATATCATTCGAGTTTTAGAATTAATTACAATACACATGATTTAcaatacataaaagaaataagTTTATGCTATAGTTCAAAAGGTAAACCCATAGCTGGGCGGTCAAGCTATTGGGTTTAACGCCCAGGCCCAATGGCCTAGGCCCAGACTTGTTTGAGATCATTTTTCCCAACTGGGCTCATTTGCGAGTCTGGCCCAATCTGAATCGCAGAAGCAGAATAATTTTAGCAACTGGCCCATAGCCTTAACTATTGGGACATTACAAATTACACTAATAAAGAAGCCTTTCTATAACAAATAATGTAAATGCAATTTGACAATCAGAAAAATTTACATTGGAGTACTTGATACATGAATTACTACAACAATAACTAATCTATTAGATTAAAATTCCATTTTTTAAAAGGTAAAGATGTCAACAAACTCTATTACAATATTTCTGAAATGGACATCCTAGTGAACACTCACTCCTTTTGGATATAATTGATCCATCAAACTTAGTTCACCACATGAAACCATTAATTTCAGCATAACAGCAACCGCCAAATTCCAGCTTTTGGCTTTCAAAATATGTTGATTTGGCCAACTAGTGACCAAATCCACAAGTTATAGCCCATAGGCAACATGACCTCAAGCAAAACATTATATTGTTCatcaatagaagaagaagaagagaagaaatgacttcaacaactaatattcagaATCAGTGTTAACGTGGTGAACATTTAACTAAAGAAGCATTTTCAAACAAGGTTACTTTCAAGAGGAAAACTACAAGCATCAATGTATCAACCAAGCTACTGATACCAGATTATTTCAAACCCTTGAACCCAACATAGCAATAGATTAACAAGATCTATAATAATGTAATCAAACAACTACATGAAAGGACACTCATTTATCACATATAATTGCATCTTTTGATATCATAACCTTTCAAACAAGCAGTGCattaagaaaggtgaaatcagtACCTTAACAACAGCAAAAACCAGCAGCAAAAATAAGTAAAATGCTGACTGAAAACTTAGAGATGGAGCAGCAACCAAAACCAAATAGCATTAGTAGAAACCAACCCGGAAAACCAAGAACCAGCactcaaacttctcaaaaatcagAGTACCAAAAAAACTAGCCTAGAAATCTAACTAGAAAACTGGAGTTTTTAGCCAGAGAAGTTTTAGGGATATTTTCTTTGTATTCTGAAGTTTTTTTAGGTCAAAGATATGCTCATTAATTCTGTTCAGAATGTGGGAGTAATCTTTTCTTTTATAAGGTATGCCAAAATAGCATTAAAATGACATATTCTATCCTAAATTCCCTAAGTGTCAGCTAGTACAACATATTTGGACAGTTGTCTGTCCTTTTTCAGCCCACTTCCAGCATTTTTCATCCTAGAAATTGGGACAACTATATAAATGCTAGAACCTTCTGATTTTTACTCAATGTAAAATCTAGTTTTACCCCTTCAATTACTGATTATTTCAATTCCTACCTAAGTTTTGATTTCAAAATCATTATGGGAACCTCTTAGAACAGTCTAGGAGATTCCAGTATTTGATTTCTGAAAACTGTTTTTAATTATAACTCCTTAGAGGCTTGACTATCATTCAAACATAGAATTAAGTCTGACCTTTAAACCAAACAACCCTGATCTATAGTGAGTCATAGGATTAAACTAGGCAAACTTTAAGCAAAAATTGTTTTCAAACACACATAGCAAATTTGTACACCAGATAAAGAACTGAAACGAAAAATGCAATGAACAACCAGAAGATTAGCCTAGTTAATCTACGAGTGattaaatcaacaaattaacAATGAAATTAATTTTAGTTAACATGCTAGACGTAATTTAAAGCTAAACAAGCAATGAACCTAAAACAGATAGACCTAACTAACACATGCACTCAAATCTTCAGAAAATAAGAACAACACACAACGAAAGGTAAAATAagctaaaaaaaataaaccagAGGGGTTTTTTGGCAAGCCGGAGCTCCTTTGAAATAGCTTCAACATATCCTAATCAATCGTTCCTATTGGGAACGATTGATTAACATAAATTTTGAACCAAATTCCtttggtgtgaatttggggttgcTTGGGCGACCTAAGGTTTAGGGTGTTACTTTTGGATTTGAAATCGGAAGGTTTGGGTGGTGATTTGGGAAAACCCAATGAGAAATTGATGTTTGGGAGGGGCTCAGGATTATATGGTGTAATTTTGAGGCagtttggaggtggtccgctgccgtgaggcgatttccgatCGGCGGACCACGGCGGAGGCGGAGGGGTAtactagggcggctagggttttcaTTGAGAGAGATGAAAGAGGAAGACGGAAGTGAGAGGGGGGGTCTATAGGGGTGGTCTCATTCAGACATTTATATGGGAATGAGGGATCAGTTCCCAACCGTTGGATCTGTatagatcaacggctgggatggCTTGGGggttaaaacggggtcgtttttgGGGAGTGAGGGTTTGGACTGGGTATATTTGTCTTTGGCTTGGAGCTTGAACGAGGTAAAGGGGCAATTGGGCCACCAGATTTGATCTCTGGGTGGCCCAAATTCGAAAAACCAGCCTTTTTGTTTCTtgcttttttccttcttttctttgctttttctttaattaaaaaaatttaacctaattaattaaattctaATTTTAACCGTAAGTTAtcctaaattataaaattaagctAATCATCTATTTGTATTATCTACCAATTAATTAGTCTTAAATTAATAAAGAGGAAATTACTAAtccaaaattaaaactaaaaatgtagaaaatgaatgacattttttgtgatttttcatttaaTAAAGAaagtaattaaccaattaatcctaaaatatgaacataaaatctaatatgcaatgcatgatatttggACATTTTTTGGGGTATTCTTCAcgattttaacaaaattaaacatgcgcaagaatgcaaacaattaataaaaatccaataaaatcctataaaattgaaaacaatttagaaaaatctattttctttaattttgtaggaGTAATTCTGATAGGGCAAATATCACATGcttacagctacccctctttgctcggaaacatgaagagttttcgggcaaagctaaaatgagcaattatgagcgatttttgcccgtctagATCCTCCCTAGGAAGCATTGTTTGGAAAAGTCTGACTGAatcttgcttcagaggctgcctacatatccttggctataaaggaatcaggtcagtgtagttctggaagttttggtagctaggactaccgaATTGCTATGAtttcactgctgttgctgctgtttctgcttgctgatctccttattacaccaaagtcaaaatgaaaaactaaactaactaagcctatcagctatgagttacaagattcatatctataaaccttctggagcttgatcttgagtcttgactggatgcagactctgatctgaatcttgatgcttgttaattttaggtgctagttcattcttcttcagtttTTGAAACAAAATGGGACTTGCAAGGCTTGCGACTTCAATCATGTCTTAAACAGTCCATatcttttctgcactttgcttcacttattttcttttgttctttttcttttattctggatcGAGAATTCTTCTTTTGGCCGCCTCAAGGCAAAAACTTGCTCAGGcaccaaaacaaacgaacgaaatttttctgccccgatttttactaggaaaattttgcGAGTTATTATAATAAaaatctaaactacttctttattgaaagcaataaaatcaggatttTGTATCCTTggggaaaaagagattagggagttggagaccctatatctaaaatgaaaacAACTGGGGATTTGAGGTCCTAGTTGGAAAGAATACTAGGTTATGCTAgaatcaactaaggagtgggaccctatattggaaagatTATCAGGTTATGATAGcattaactagggagtgggaccctatgttggaaaagtcatcgggctATGCCTGAAAAATCATCGGGTtttgccggaaaagtcatcgagttatgccgaaaGAGTGACCGGGCTATGCCGGAagaatcatcgggttatgccagaaaagttatcgggttatgccggaagagccatcgggttatgctggaagagtaatcgggttatgccggaaaaatcatcaggttatgccggaaaagtcatcgggttatgtcggcatCAACTAGgcagtgggaccctatgttggaaaagtcatcgggttatgtcggcatCAACTAGTGAGtgggaccctatattggaaaagacgcaactagggattggagaccctatactaccatgattttgaatttttcttcttctttcttttcatttcacttttcattttatttaggaGAATGAATAAAGAGTTTGGAAGGGACTTCCCTTTTTTTGGTTTAACTTTTGTTGCAGAACCAATTTGGTCTCTGCGTACTTTGCTTTTATCGCACCTGCATCTTGCGAGGTTGTTTTGGATTGCCCCTGTTTTcctgttttcaaatcaaagagcaatttgtcagtttgaaatggtggttggttttgtggccttgattgtttcaatcacttgatcttgGCCTAGCTCTTTCAATAAAAATCTCCATTGCTCGCTGGCTCTCTGGAAATTGGTTTCATTTCTACACCCGGGGATCTTGGACTTTTTCCAacttattttgcctttatgggcacttgactttgatttcctttcttttcaagaGTTTTTGACTCTGGAGCATCGGTCATTATGGCCAGTTGAGGAAAATTTGATTCACCTGCTGAAGCTGGGAGCTTTCTTGAATATTAGATTTTTCTCAAACAAAACCATGTAAAACCAATCTTTCCATCTTttgtttgtattagtttcggaggagaattagaccgaaagggattcaaagaaaagtaaacaacggACAGGACAATGAATTTAaacgagaagtgtccctttcggggaaaggaaagaaggacttatctggagtgcacaCAGACTTCAATAGATATGACACGCTttttggactggatacccgatctgtGCAAACCATACAACTCTCATAAACCCATCATAACCCATACCTCAAAATTGAGAAACCTTGCTAGTACTCTATCAGTACCAATGGTTGTAAGGGATCCCTTTTTCGATCAgtggcgccctttgtgggttttcaccaactgacctcctcatttctcttctcaacatcgtcttatagtgctctttccgagttttcactaacaagactctctcattttcaatttctctacttaccatcgccttatggtgcccatgttggttttcaccaataagactctctaatTTTATTTCTGtcatttgattgtatcagatccaagtaaTCACATCCTCCAATTGCGGCCATCCGCTTTTATGGTGCCCGTGGCAAATtgcggccatccgcttttcatcaatcagggttaactattctagacgggtcttgacccattcattatcctcaatctcagcttcaacgaTGATTCGAAGAgagggaatttcaacttctgcaggtattacggcttcagtgccataaaccaatagatagggtGTTGCTCGAACTGATATGTGCACAgttgtgcggtatcccaataatgcaaaaggaaACTTTTCTGCCATTATctagaactttgaatcattttcctgaggatattcttgatgtttttgttcgctgcttcaacaacaccattagctttgggccgataaggggtagaattccGATGCGCGATCTTAAATTATTtgcatacctccctcatcaaatgactgttcaaatttgcagcattgtctgtaatggtagttttaggaataccaaaatgaCAGATTATGTTGGAATGCATGaagtccaccactgctttcttggtgacggctttgagagtgattgcttcaacccactttgtgaaatagtcgatggcaaCTAAGATGAATCTGTGCccgtttgaagcttttggctcgattatcccaatgacatccataccccaagcaacaaacggCCACAGTGCCGACATAGGATGCAATTCTgaaggcggtgcatgaatcaggtcaccatgtacctgacattgatgacattttcggacaaaactaaaacaatccttttccatggtcatccaataataacctgcccgaaggattttctttgcaaggacGTATACATTCATATGGGGTCCGCATACTCTTGCGTGTATTTCATTCATGATTCTTCCGATCTCTTGGGCATCCACGCATCTTAAAAGGTTCAAATCTGGAATTCTTCTATACAAGACttctccgctcaagaagaaactaCTGGCGAGCCTTctgatggttctcttttggtctctacTAGCTTGTTCgggatattcctttgttttcaagaatcttttgagatcatgataccatggctgaagaTATGGTTCCATTTCAACTGTATTGCAATAACCATGTCTTTCTCAAATTTAGATTTCCAGTGGGTCAATGTGGACATTACCTGGATACGGCAGCATTGAAGCTAAAGTGGCCAGTGCATCAGCTAACTCATTGTGGAACTGAGGGTTATACCTAAACTCGACGGATTTGAACTGTTTGCTAAGATCTTCTACATGTTGCCTATATGGAATAAGCTTGATATATCGAGCTTCCTATTCACCTTGAGCTTGTCgaataatcaggtcagaatctcccatgattaacaattcttccacatccTGATCGACTGCCATATTCATGCCCATAATGTAGGCTTCATTATCGGAAGTGTTGTCCGTACAAAGAAACCGAAGCTGGGTTATGGTCGGATAGTTCTTACCAGTGGACGAAATCAAAATTGGCCTAATCCCGACATCTTTAGCATTCAcagctccgtcgaagaacattttccaagcattggtgtcttctggaattacctcaactgaatttacctcctcgtccggaaagtaagtactcaaGGGTTGATATTCATCATAACAAGATTCTCATCTAGGTGATCCGCCAAGGCTTGAGATTTCATTGCTGTGCGgatgacatagactatgtcaaactcggtaagcaggatttgccatttagctaacctccctgtgggcatcaGTTTTTGGAATATGTATTTCAAGGGGTCTAGCCTGGTTATGAGATAGGTGGTATAAGCCAACAAGTAATGCTTGAGCTTCTGAGtgacccaagttaaggcgcaacaagttatttccaacaaagtgtacttggcttcataactagtgaacttcttgctcaaatagtatatggcttgttctttcTTCTCGGTCACATCATATTGCCCAAGAacacatccaaaagaattctccaacactgtcaagtacaagaacaaaggcctTCCAGGCTCGGGTGGGACCAACACTGGtggattcgacagatattctttaattttgtcgaaagcttcttgacattcatctgtccatctAATTGgctcatctttcttcaacaacttaaatatgggctcGCAGGTAGTAGTCAGTTGCGCAATGAAtctactgatgtaattcaaccttcccaacataCTCATAAACTCTTTTTTGGTTCTTGGAGGTGTCAAATCGcgaatagattttatctttgttggatctagctcgatgcccctccgatTGACTATAACCCCCAAAATTTTCccagatggaactccgaatgcacatttagctggatttaacttcaagtcatacttacATAGacactcaaagaactttctcagatcccgcACATGGTCGTCCTGCATTCTAgatttaatgatcacatcatccacatatacctcaatttccaggtgcatcatgtcgtgaaataTAGCAGTCATaactctcatgtaagttgccccagcgttctttaaaccaaacgacatgacCCTGTAAtagtaagtaccccaaggtgtggtgaaagctgtcttttctgcatcttcttcatccattaaaacctaatgatacccagcataacattCCACAAAAtattgtatctcatgtttggcacagtagtcaataaggatgtggatgtttggtaatgggaagttgtccttggggcttgctttgttcaaatccaacaatcaacacacacccaggttttcccatctttctttggcacttgGACCACATTAGCCAatcatgtggtgtatcggactaCTCGTATCACACCGGCTATCAATTgattggtgacttcttctttgatcttgtcatcTGATTTCTGTTTTAAACTTTCTCTATTTTTGTTGGATAGGGAGATAACCGGGGTAAGTTGGCAATTTGTGCACTACTAAATCAACACTCAGttctggcatatcatcataggaccaggaaaacacgtctttgaattcgaacaaaagttggatcaatgcatcgATAGTTCTTTCATCagcgtgaatgcttatcatggtttcatGGACCTCTtccgaactacccaaattaactggctcagtttcatttaattttggcttaggcttattctcaaattgttccagttctcggtttatttccctaaaagcctcatcttcatcatattttagTTCTTGACTCATTACTTCATAGTTAGACAACGTATTAAGAtatgggcatgaagtccgcaagcatgtcatgttatttaagtccgtattattagaactgaaaagagagataagagaaaaataacaaaaattagaaaGAATAAATAAAGGGATTCATAGACGATAAAATATTGATtttatttcattgaatttgaagatagaaggatttacattggaatttaaaagacaataaactaaaaacatttgagttacaccctgaaataactcggaatgcagaaaagatggcaagactgaactaccgggattcccgcctAACTGGGAAcgaagtagccttccaatttttaAGTTTGGCATTTGGCCCCATATATTTCACCTCAGCAGTACTTGAGCCTTTACCCGGTTGGACCATGTGAGCCTCATATAACATTTGCCTCATTGCCCCACAGATGTCCTCAATTTCTTCGGTCTTGAaggcctcttcttcttcttcttctatgtaCCTTGGCTTAACAAACGTTCTGGTGAGATGCGGGACTAGCTGAGGCAGAACCCACCCATTGTTCTTACATTCATTAGCCCATTTTATGTCAGCTTCTGTAGCTTGGAAACCGACGCCAAAGAATTTCTCACTGGCAGTCAAAGTGATGGGCTCTGTAATGCCTTGTAAAGATGCCCTGAGCCCTTTCCCGGGCTTGTATCCATGTTTGATCATTTCACTGGCGACCATGATTGACGCGTTTGATAAGAAAGGTTAAGGACACGGGGTTCCTTCCTCACACTGTTTCGCAACCACGATCTCAAAAGCTTGGTAGACTATGTGCTCACTACCTCCCTTATCCTCCAGACATGGGACTGATGGATCCCTATAgattgattgctcatcttctccatagaccacgatttcttggtcttcATGCTCAAGCTtaaccatttggtggagagtagaGGGTACGACTCCTAcatcatggatccaaggccttcctaggagaaaattgtaggaggtGTCCATGTCCAAAACCTGAAATGTTACATCAAAATCCATAGGGCCGTTGGTTAGGATCAAATCAATCTCCCCTATCGTATCCCTCATGATGTCGTCAAAGCACGTACGCAAACATTGTTTGGTCTAATCCtttcagtcccaatttccattctctgtaagGTCAAGAGAGGGCAGATGTCAACCCCAGATCCACCATCCAACATAACTCTTTTCACGTAGTATCCTTCATATTTAACGGTCAAATGAAGAGCTTTGTCGTGGGCATCCCCTTCCGGAGGCTAGTCATTTCGGCTGAATGAGATCTGGTTGACTTCAAAAAATTGTTTTGCATTCTTTCCAATTGCTCAACCGTGGTCTCGACCAGAACATATGCCTCATTAAGCGCTTTAACATCAGTTTCTGATACTCATTCGAGCTTATCAGTAGGGACAAAAGTGATACCTGAGAGGGGGACTTTCTGAGTTGATCAATCACGGCGCAGTTTGAggttttcatcttttggaagaattCATCTGCCTCTTCAGCACTGACTTGCTTTTTGGAGCAGAAAATGCTTCTGTTTCATCTTGTTCAATTCTTATAAGTTGAGGTACTTCCCAAACGGGTTCATTTCATTCACCTCCCCCATGATTTCCTTTCCCttgtacgtcaccactgctttatTGTAGTTCCAGGGGACGACAGTGGGGTCCTTCATGGGATTTTGTGG encodes the following:
- the LOC104231849 gene encoding uncharacterized protein; translated protein: MFFDGAVNAKDVGIRPILISSTGKNYPTITQLRFLCTDNTSDNEAYIMGMNMAVDQDVEELLIMGDSDLIIRQAQEDLSKQFKSVEFRYNPQFHNELADALATLASMLPYPVEMEPYLQPWYHDLKRFLKTKEYPEQASRDQKRTIRRLASSFFLSGEVLYRRIPDLNLLRCVDAQEIGRIMNEIHARVHGDLIHAPPSELHPMSALWPFVAWGMDVIGIIEPKASNGHRFILVAIDYFTKWVEAITLKAVTKKAVVDFMHSNIICHFGIPKTTITDNAANLNSHLMREIMAEKFPFALLGYRTTVHISVRATPYLLVYGTEAVIPAEVEIPSLRIIVEAEIEDNEWVKTRLE